Below is a window of Hydrogenimonas sp. SS33 DNA.
CTCCAACCTGTGCCGCTTCCAGGTGAAGGCGACCTTGTCCGGCGTGCCGTAGAGTATCTGCTTCCTCTGGAACTCCTCCAGCTCTTCCCAGGGGACACGGGTCGGAATGCCCGCCTGTTCGCAGAAGGCGGTGAGAAACTTGAAATAGTAGCTGCGGTTGAAGCCGTACATCGTCTTGACGGCACCCCCTTCGATGCTCTGATGGATGTCGATGACCCGGTTCAGATCGAGGGTGTAGCGCAGCCCCAGGCCGTCACAGGCGGGGCAGGCCCCTTTGGGGGAGTTGAAGGAGAAGCTGAGCGGCTCCAGGGGCTCGAAACTCACTTTGCAGTGGAAGCAGGCCAGATGCTCGCTGTAGTGGATCAGCGGCGGCAGGTCCAGCTCTTCGTGGTTGAGCACTTCGATCTCCACCTCCCCGTAGCTTTCGTTCAACGCCTTTTCGATATCCTGGGCGATCCGTTCTCTGCTTCCCTCCTTGACGACGACCCTGTCCACGATCGCCTTGATCGTATGTTTTTTTGTCTTGCTCAGCTCCACATCCTCGTCCAGGCGTACCGTCACGCCGTCGATATGGGCGCGGACATACCCTTTGTGGCGGAGCGACTCGATCATGTCGGCGAAGCTCCCCTTCTTCTCCCGCACCAGAGGCGCCATGATGACCAGCTTCGCCCCTTCGGGGAGTTTGAGCACCTGCGCGATGATATCCGCCGCGCTCATCTGCGAAACCGGCCGGCCGCAGAGGTGGCAGTGCTGTTTGCCCACCCGCGCGAAAAGCAGGCGCAGATAGTCGTAGATTTCGGTAATGGTCCCCACGGTGGAACGGGGGTTTTTGGAGGTGGTCTTCTGGTCGATGGCGATGGCGGGCGTGAGCCCCTCGATCTTGTCCACGTCGGGCTTGCCGACCCGGTCGAGAAACTGGCGGGCATAGGAGGAGAGGGACTCGATGTAGCGGCGCTGCCCCTCGGCGTAGAGGGTGTCGAAGGCCAGCGTACTCTTCCCGCTGCCCGAAAGTCCGGTCAGAACGACCAGACGGTTTTTGGGTATTTCGATATCGATCGATTTGAGGTTGTTCTCTCTCGCACCGAAGACTTTGATGGTATCCACGTTCTCATATCTCCAAAACTGTCTATTTTTATATTACGCAAAGCATGAGCCAAGCCCATGCTTTGGCGGGGACCGGCCGTCCCAAAAGATTTTATGGTCTCCCCCTAAAGCTTCGAAATCGAAGATTTCGGGAGAAGATCATGCTGTTTGCGCAATCACTGGGGAGTGTATACCATAAGTTTCGTTTAAGGTCAAGTGTCTATCCCAGAAATATTTTCCGCAACATCAGGGTGAGGATGATGACATAGAGGACGATCAACGCATTTTTGTGCTTTTTGTTGCCGGTCCGGCCCGCCAGCCAGATGCCCGCATGGACCCCCAGAAGAGAGGGGACCCCCACCTGCAATCCGTGGATGTAGTCGATATGGCCGGCCAGAGAGAGGCTGATGAAGCCAGACACCGAGGAGAAGACGACAAAGAAGAGCCCCGCCGATACCGCTTTTTTGAGGGGGTAGTGCAGGAGGCCGACAAGAATGGGCGTCAGGAGGATCGACCCGCCGATGCCCATGGAGATGGCGAGCAGGCCGATCACGGCACCCACCAGCCCCAGAACCCAGGGCGGAAGGTCGTGCCCCTTGTCGGGATCGATATGGACCGGTGCATGAAAGAAGCGGTAGAGGGCAAAACCGACGACACCGACAAAGGCGACTTCCAGCACAAGGGAGGGAACGACGCTAACGAGCCATCCGCTTCCCAGGGCACCCAGAAAACCGCCCATACCGATAATGGCCCCCTCTTTGAGGTTGAGATGCCCTTTTCGGTGGTTGAGCCACGAACCGTAGAGGGAACTGAAGACCATCTGCATGACCGAAATGCCGATGGCACTTTTGATGTCGAATCCCAGCAGCATCAGGGAGGGGACCAGCATCGTCCCGCCACCGATACCGAAAAACCCGGACATGCCACCGATCATGGCACCGATGAGTACGAGAGAGATTTCCATTCCGCCGCCTTGTCAAATTTCGGAATTATACTCCAACCCTGCCCCGAATGCAGTTAAATTGCCGGCACTCCACATATCGACTGTTAATGGGTAATTCAAAATATTTATCCTATAATCAGATGTTACGCAAAAAGCGTGGCGTCTTCTCGAAATCTACGATTTCGTAGCGTTAGGGGGGTGCAGGGGACGGCCAGTCCCCGCCAAAACATGAGCAAAGCCCATGTTTTGCGTACCATCAGCTAGAATGAATAAAATTGCGCATAGGCCGATATTTAACGGTATCAATCCAAAAAGGATAGGTGTGGTCGATCTGTTCAAAAGTTCGATGGAAGAGGTTTTCAACCGGAGTTTCGGCCTGAATGTCGAGCCGGACGAGTCGAAACCGCTCCCTTCGGGATATGCGGCGGAGATTCCTTTTTCGGACGGGAGGCGTACCTACCGCGCGACTGTCTGGCTGGAGCGCCCGGTCCTCGAAAAGCTTGCGGAGATTCTTCTTTGCGAAAACGATCCCGACGAAGAGACGCTGCGGGACCTGACTTCCGAGGTGGCCAACTTCATCGTGGGCCACGCCAAAATGGAAGCGAGTGACCGAAAACTGCCCTATGAAATGGAGACACCCCGTTTTACCGGCATAGAACCGCTTCATCCCACGGATCATACGCTCCATTATCGTATCGACGGCCGAAATGTAGCCCTGCAACTGAAGGAGACCGATGAGTGACGTTCATTCCGAAAACGAAATCGGGCAGGCCGAAGAGAGCCGGGACGATGTCAAACTCTTCGATTTTCGAAGGCTTCTCGATATCGAAGTGGAGATCACCTCATATCTCGGCGAAACGGAACTGACCCTTGAAGAGATACTGAAACTCGATACCGGTTCCGTCATCGACCTTCAAAAACCCGCCGGCGAAAGTGTCGAGACCTATGTCAACGGACGTATAATCGGGCGGGGAGAGGTGATGGTCTACGAAAAGAACCTGGCGATACGCCTCAACGAAATCCTCGACGCGGACGCGGTCATCTATTACCTCTCGAAGGAAAAGTAGCGTGCGAATTCTCCTGTTGTTTTCCATTTTTATCTCGTCGCTCTTCGCGGCGACCCTTCTCAACGAAAATGTCTACGAGCGGGACAACCGCATCGACCTGATGCTCTCGTTCGACTCCCCTTTCAGGGGCAACATCAAAAAAATCGCCGGCAGCAACGGCGGTGCCATCGACATTCTGCTGACGGACACCGTCTTGAGGAAACCGTTTTACAAATCTTTCCGGAAAAGTTTCGTCGACGCCGTCGCCATCACCAGATCCGGTGAAAAAGAGGCGCTCGTCAAGATCAAATCGGCCCATGGGCCGATCGCCGTACGCGCTTCCAAAACCATCGACGGGTTCGGCCTCCGGCTCAGAATCGTTCCTGCCTCCCCTGCCGCGAAACAGGAGACGCCACCCGTGCCGAAGGTGCTGCAGTCGATGCAGCATACAACGAAACAGCCTCCCTCCGCTATACAAAAGCCGGCCGAAAAGAGACTCCCGACCCTGAAAGAAAGCGACACCCTCCCCGGATGGCGCTACTGGACGGTCATGGGCATCCTCCTTCTCTTTCTGCTGCTCCTGTGGCTGGCCAGACGCAAGGGGATGGGCAACGTCGCCAAAGGAGGCGGCTGGCTGATGCCCAAAGGGCGGGCCGCGGCGATCCCCGAAGAGGCGGTCGTCCGCTTCCAGAAACCCCTGGACAGCGCCAACCGGATCGTCCTGATCGAATTTGGCGGCAAACAGTACCTGATGGTGGTCGGTAACACCAACCTCCTCCTCGACACATTCGGCCGCGGCAGTATTCAAGAGGAGGACGATTTTATGCGGACTTTCGAAGCCAACAAAAAGCAGCTCGACCATTTCCTCAAAGAGAACCATCCCGACGCCTTCGAATCTTTCAAAGCCAACGCAACCAAAGACGAACCTCTTTGAGGGTGAAGACCTCTTTTAAAGAGGCTGGAAACCTTTTGCACAACATCTTCCCGGAATCTTCGATTCCGAAGTTTCAGTGAGGTGCAGGGGAGACGGAGTATCCCCGCCGAAGCCCGGGCTCTGCCAGGCTTTGCGCAACATCAAAGTGAAAGGTGTACATGCATGAGAATATGGTGATCCTGGGCATCATTCTGCTGATTCTCGGATACGGATACTATTCGAAACTACTGGGACGCTACTATATCACCGGCCCCATGATCTTCACGACCGTGGGCATCTTTCTCTCACCCCTGGGCTTTGGGAAGGAGATTCTGCATGTCAACGGAGAGATCGTCCAGACAATGGCGGAAATCGCCCTGATCATCGTCCTTTTCGCCGACGCTTCGACACTGGACTGGAAAGAGTTCAAAAAGGATTGGCGCATTCCCACCCGCATGCTCGCCTTCGGGCTGCCGATGACGATTCTCGCCGCCGCCTGGGTCGCCTCTCTCTTCTTCCCGGACGAGCCGCCCCTCTACCTCCTTCTGCTGGCCCTGTTCCTCGCCCCCACAGACGCGGCGTTGGGAAAGGCGGTCGTCACCGATCCCGGCGTACCCAAGCGGATCCGCGCCACCATCAACGTCGAAAGCGGACTCAACGACGGCATCGTCTTCCCGGTTCTCATTACCGTCGTCACGCTCATCCAGGCACAGAGCACGGGGACGGGAGGGGGCAACGTCCACTGGTTCTCCCACCTGCTGCAGCAGATCGTCATGGGCATCGCGATGGGAGCCTTCATCGGGTATCTCGGGGCAAAACAGTCCGGCATCTCCCTGAAGCGGGGGTGGCTGGAACACAGCTACGCCAACCTCATTCCCTTCGCTCTGGCGATTCTCGCCTACTATTTCAGTGAATTCGTCGGCGGCAACGGCTACATCGGCGCATTCGTCTCGGGTATGGTTTTCGGCAACCTCAACCCGGCCATGCACAAAAACATCGAAGAGTTCGTCGAAAGCGAGGGGGAGCTTCTCATTCTCATTATCTTCACCTTCTTCGGCCTCGTCTTCATCCCCCTCGTGGCGGCCTACTGGAATCTGAAGATCCTTCTTTTCGCCCTCCTGAGCCTCACCGTGCTGCGGATGGTTCCCGTGGCGTTGAGCCTCCTGGGTCTGAAGCTGGACTGGGCCACAATCCTCTTCGTCGGATGGTTCGGCCCCCGGGGCATCGCCTCCATCCTCTACGTCATCATCGTCACCCATATGCTCGGCTCCATCGAGGGGCACGAGGAGATCTTCGCCACCGTGGCAATGACGGTGCTGCTGAGCATCTTCGCCCACGGCTTCAGCGCCAAACCCCTGGCGAAGCTTTATGCAAAATCACACGGTGAATAAGGAACAGACGTTACGCAAAAAACGTGACGTCTTCCCAAAATCTTTGATTTCGAAGCTTTAGGGGAAACAATAAAAACTTTTGGGACGGCCGGTCCCCGCCAAAGCGTGGGCTCCGCTCATTTTTTGCGTGACATCAGTGCATGTTTGCTTCCAGGGTGTTGGAGGGGTCGAAAAAGGTGTCGATCAACTCCCGCATCTGTGCCGGGTCGTCGATGCGGTTGACGGCGTTTCTGAAAGCCGACGCTCCCCGGTAGCCCGCTTTCGAATAGGTATGCAGGTGCTTTCGGAAGAGCACCGCGCCGTAATCGCCGTAGAAGTGGATCATCTGGTCGAAATGCTCCAGAATCACCGCTTTTTTCAGTGCCGGGTCGATCTCCTTCTCTCCGGCTTTGAGCTGATGGAAGAGCCAGGGTTTGCCTACGGCGCCCCGCCCTATCATCACCCCGTCGGCGCCGGTGAACTCCAGCACCCATTTCGCTTTGTCGTAACTGTCGATGTCGCCGTTGGCGATGACGGGAATATTGACCGCCTCTTTGATCTGCCGGATCGCGTCGTAATCCACTTCGCTCTTGAACTTCCCCGCCCGCGTCCTGCCGTGCACGGCAATGAAGTCGGCACCACCCGCTTCCACCGCCATGGCAATCTCCACGGGCCGTTTCTCGTCGAAGCCGATCCTCACCTTCGCACTGGTCATCGGTTTGGCGGAATGTGTTTTGATCGTGGCGACGAGCCGCTCCAGCTTTTTCAGGTCCCGCAACAGGGAGCTTCCCGAACCGTGAGAGACGATTTTCGGCACCGGACACCCGCAGTTTAGGTCGATGATGTCGATACCGTCGATACCGTTGAGAATGGTCACTGCCTCTCTCACCACCTCTTCGTCGGCCCCGGCGATCTGGACCGAATAGGGGCTCTCCAACGGACTCTTCTCCACCATTTTGAGGCTCTTTTTGCTGTTGTGCACCAAAGCGTTGGAGCTGATCATCTCACTGACGGTCAGGTCGGCGCCGAATTTTTTGACCACGCTGCGAAACGGAAGGTCCGTCAGCCCGGCAAGGGGCGCAAGGACATAAACAGGGTTGGAAAAATCGATTCTCTCTTTCATGCCCGGCATTATAGCGTGATGAAAAACGAAGAAGAAAGGGAAGCAGCGCGCCGGGGATCATCGCACCCGGCAAAGGATATCAGCAGCGGGTCAGAAGCAGGTCGATGGGGTAGTGTTTTCCCGCCTTGCGAAGGTCCAGGTAGGCTTTGAAGTCGAGATATTCGCCCCGCTGGGTATCCTGCATCAATTCGTTGGCTTTGTCGAGCATCTCGAACTCGATGAGGGTGAAGAGGTAGGCTTTGAAGGCCTTCTCGTCCTTGCCCGCCAGCTTTTCGAAGAAAGCGAGAAGCTCGTGGGGGGTATAGTGCTTGACCAGTTTCTTCGAGAGGATCATGTAGTCGCACTCGTCCAGCTGCACCTGGGTCGTGAGTACCCGTCCCAGCATATCCAGGGGGATCCTGTTCTTCTCCTCCCGCTTCTCCATCGTATCGACGATGTGCATCAATACGTCGCGGTCAATCTGTTCGATATAGCGGTCGAGCTGCTGGGGCGACGCCTCCTCCGCAAAAATTTTCAACGCTTCCTTGATCACCCGTTTGTCGTAATAGGGCATGCGGCGAAGCACCTCTTCGGCGCGCTGGGGTTCGTGTTTGAGCATGTTGAGGCCGTTCTGGACGGCGTAGGGATTGGATTTGTCCAGTTTCAACTTCTCCGTCTCCAGTACCTCACCATGCTTGATGGCGGTAACGATGTCGATGGCGTCGCGCACCTTCTCGTGGCACGCCTTCTTGTCCACTTTCGTGAAATCGTCACACCCCGCGTCTAAAACGACGCCGACGGGACGGATACGGGGGTCGGCGTAGTTGTGTTTTTTGGGAGATTTGAGAATATCCCAGTAGAGCGCGTCGGCCAACTTTTCAATGTCGTTGGTCACCTTCCTGCGGCGCCGGTAGGCTTTGTAACCATAATAGAGCATATGGAAGAATGAGGCGAGAAAGAGCAGCGCCATCGGAACGACGACCCAGACGGCCAGCGGCAGGGTAATCTTTTCTCCCAGAATCGTCAATGTATAATCGGCCGGGCTGATCGCCTGATAGACATACCATCCGACAATGGCCATAAGCAGCAATGAAGCGAGAGTATACCGTTTCAAATGCATGGTGTATTCCTTGCAACATCGATATTTTGATTACCATGCTAACGCAAAAGATGTTAGCCGCGGCTTATAAAGAGGTTTCGAAAGAAAAAAAGA
It encodes the following:
- a CDS encoding chemotaxis protein CheX; the encoded protein is MVDLFKSSMEEVFNRSFGLNVEPDESKPLPSGYAAEIPFSDGRRTYRATVWLERPVLEKLAEILLCENDPDEETLRDLTSEVANFIVGHAKMEASDRKLPYEMETPRFTGIEPLHPTDHTLHYRIDGRNVALQLKETDE
- a CDS encoding sulfite exporter TauE/SafE family protein, which produces MEISLVLIGAMIGGMSGFFGIGGGTMLVPSLMLLGFDIKSAIGISVMQMVFSSLYGSWLNHRKGHLNLKEGAIIGMGGFLGALGSGWLVSVVPSLVLEVAFVGVVGFALYRFFHAPVHIDPDKGHDLPPWVLGLVGAVIGLLAISMGIGGSILLTPILVGLLHYPLKKAVSAGLFFVVFSSVSGFISLSLAGHIDYIHGLQVGVPSLLGVHAGIWLAGRTGNKKHKNALIVLYVIILTLMLRKIFLG
- the fliN gene encoding flagellar motor switch protein FliN codes for the protein MSDVHSENEIGQAEESRDDVKLFDFRRLLDIEVEITSYLGETELTLEEILKLDTGSVIDLQKPAGESVETYVNGRIIGRGEVMVYEKNLAIRLNEILDADAVIYYLSKEK
- a CDS encoding cation:proton antiporter — translated: MHENMVILGIILLILGYGYYSKLLGRYYITGPMIFTTVGIFLSPLGFGKEILHVNGEIVQTMAEIALIIVLFADASTLDWKEFKKDWRIPTRMLAFGLPMTILAAAWVASLFFPDEPPLYLLLLALFLAPTDAALGKAVVTDPGVPKRIRATINVESGLNDGIVFPVLITVVTLIQAQSTGTGGGNVHWFSHLLQQIVMGIAMGAFIGYLGAKQSGISLKRGWLEHSYANLIPFALAILAYYFSEFVGGNGYIGAFVSGMVFGNLNPAMHKNIEEFVESEGELLILIIFTFFGLVFIPLVAAYWNLKILLFALLSLTVLRMVPVALSLLGLKLDWATILFVGWFGPRGIASILYVIIVTHMLGSIEGHEEIFATVAMTVLLSIFAHGFSAKPLAKLYAKSHGE
- a CDS encoding tRNA-dihydrouridine synthase, whose product is MKERIDFSNPVYVLAPLAGLTDLPFRSVVKKFGADLTVSEMISSNALVHNSKKSLKMVEKSPLESPYSVQIAGADEEVVREAVTILNGIDGIDIIDLNCGCPVPKIVSHGSGSSLLRDLKKLERLVATIKTHSAKPMTSAKVRIGFDEKRPVEIAMAVEAGGADFIAVHGRTRAGKFKSEVDYDAIRQIKEAVNIPVIANGDIDSYDKAKWVLEFTGADGVMIGRGAVGKPWLFHQLKAGEKEIDPALKKAVILEHFDQMIHFYGDYGAVLFRKHLHTYSKAGYRGASAFRNAVNRIDDPAQMRELIDTFFDPSNTLEANMH